Sequence from the Bacillus mesophilus genome:
TACCTTGAGTAAAAGGTAATTGAACCTTCGTTTTTAAACATAGATAACTCTGTACATTGCGAACAAGACATATTGTGATAATTCCTTCCTACTTTTTATCCTTTCTTATATAATATCTTGAATAAAGTACTTTTTAAATAGAAAAACTTGGCAAGATGCCAAGTTTTTTTAGTATTATAAGAGATTTTCTATTACTAAATTAACATTTACTCATTTTCAACGATAAGCTCACGCTGAATATGTTCATGTAACTCTTCATTTTGAATATGAATAACAACCGTAAATGTACCAGTCTTCTTAAACTCAAATGTTGATTGATATACACCAGACTCTACTTCTTCTGCTTCAATGAATTCATGTCTAGTGTCAGATTTCTCCCAAATCTCGAACTTAACGATTGAATCGGTAATAGGTTTCTCATCAAGTGTTGCTGATGTTTCTAATACAATAGGTTTATTGGGAATTAAATGATCTGGAACATTAAAATCTATTGTAATATTTCCTACAGTATGATGATTATGAACATGGCCTGTATGTTCATGATCATTCTCATTTTCTGTTTCACTAGGATTACCTACAGTAAGTTCAATTTTAGGCATTGAATGCTGATCTCGTGCCGTTACGTGAGATACAATAGAATATATGCCTTCTTTGTCAAACTTTTTATTTATTACATACACACCATTTCCTTGATGCACACCAACAATCATCTCGTGATCGCTGTTCTGTTCCCAGACCTCAAAGCTTACATCACTCGCGTCCTCAACAGATTCATTACCTTGGGTAACTTTAGCACTTATCGTTACTGCGTCACCAACATTAGGGTGATCATTGTCTACTTGAAGGTCAACCTCTAGAATTGGTGGTACTTCAACACTCTCTGCATTTCCGGCATTTTCTGATTCATTACAGGCACTCACAAAAAAAACAAATATACATGTACATAAGACTAGCAACATCTTCTTCAATTACTTCACACCCATCTATATCATTGACTAAATCATATTATAGTCTATTGATACATGTTTAAAACGATACAGCAATGACATTTTAGTGACAGAAAATGGGCATAAATGTGAAGGTTACTTAAATAAAAGCATGGTTCACTATTCATAAATCGACTGATATCGGCGGTTTTTAAGAATATTTCGGTACTTTACAGACTTTTATCAGCGTGATCCCTGAATTTATCAGCGAAAAAAATTATATTAGCGCTATGACCCCAAAACTAACTGACACCAAAAAGTACCACAGTATCAATACTGTGGTAGATCAAAGTTTAGTTTTTATACTTTCTTTTACCCTCCCTTCTGTGAAGGTACTATAAATCAACAAAAAATTGATAATCTGGATGCTTATATAACAAATCAAAATCCTTTGAATGACTTAATATTGTATATAGATCTTCTGGAGAAAACCATAAATGATCATTTGGTATGGTGTAACCTGCTCCAAAGTGATAACTTAACCAAATCAATTTTGAGCAATAGATATAAGTCCATTCATCAGTAAGAGGTGTGTTAGCGGTAAAATAAAAGATAGGTTTATTTAATCCCTTTTTTCTGTTTTCCTTAAATTGCTGCAAATAGTGCTCAGCATAAGCTGTTGCCTTTTGTCCTAGCTCTTTGTTCTTTGGCCTGAAATGGGCGTACATTGGATGATGTTCTGTAAAAATCGAAATTGATTCCTTACGTACGACAGGTTCTGAGATTACTGCCTCTATCATCTGATCCTCATCCACCACTAGAGCCGTATGACCCATATACCCATAAGGAAATCCATTTACATTGTCACAAGCAACTAAAATATCACCAGCTTGAAAGTCTGAAGGCTTTTGATTATTTTCTCTGGATTCATGATTCTCCAACTGAAAAGTCTGTTGAATTGGATGATGTGTTCCGGAGTCTAGGTAATACCCTGAAATCGTGATTTTTGAAACTTTCTCATTTTTAGGGTACCTGATCTTCAGCTCTTTCTTAATACTAAAGGCTCCTGCATATTTTCCATTCAAAAAGACCTCTATAAACGGGTATGTTGATTTCCCCTTATTTAAAAACGAAATGAATCCATTCGACTTGTTTACAACAAGATCTTTCAATCTAAATCCCTCCCCCTAAAGAGGATATTCATACTGAATGATATAGATGTTAAATAATAAATTACATTTCCATTTTTAAGGATAGCTACAAACCTAAAAACCCAACCGGGTTGGTTGGGTTTTAATCAAAGTTCTTCAGCTTACTCGTATCCAGCTTCTACAAAATAATACTTAAAAAATACAAGGAAATTATTGATAAGACTTTTGTGTTTTGTTAGCTCTAACTAAAAACAAATGAGTAAAATGCTCTGAAATGCCTAGAAATATCCCAACAAGAAGGGCACCTAAAAATGTAACAACTGCTCCTTCCATCCAAAGTCCAAGAATGTAAACTACGACTGTTGCTGCCACGAAATCCAGAAAAGTACTTAGCCAAACAGTACCTTCTTTTAGGAACAAATACTCCATCATCGTTCCTACAACAGCTAGAACCAGTCCTATGATTATCGGTTGTATCATATTAGCAAAGTTGACGTTAGGTAATATAAAGGCAGAGAGTGCTACAATAAGTGGACACATAATAACCTTCATGAAGAATGTAGTCAATGTAAAACAACCTCCTTTTCCTATACTACTATTTCCAATAAGTATCAAAAGTATCAACTTCCATTGAAACAGCTAGCCATTAAAGGTACTCACTAGTCCGATTCTTTTGATGATTACACTCCATGATTCATCTATTAGTCAGTTTCAGACTCATTTTTTCAATTAAAGTTTTTGCTTCTGTTAATCAATACTTCTATTCAGAACTTAGATTTCACTAATCTTACGTATCGAAATCATTAAGAATGGGACAACTAAAATAGACTTTTACATACTCCAATAACGGTACAATGGCTAGGAGGAAGTAAGTGAATAATCATAATTCGGAAAATCAACTAGTACAGAGCGTCATGAAAAAATTGCAAGAAGAAAACAAAGAAGCATTATCCTTTCTTTTAGATGAACTCCAACCGTATGATTTCGCTTATCTATATAAAACTCTTCCTAATAAAGAACGAAATTTGTTCCTCTTATCCTTAAACATCAATCAAATTGCAGATTTAATTGAGGAATTAGAGGAAAGGGAGCTTCAACTAGATACAATAAGCAAACTAGGCTTTGAGAAAAAAGGTATGGTTTTAGATGAGATGGATAATGATGATTTAGCTGCTTTACTAGAAGCATTGCCTCCTGAGCTTGTGGAAGACCTATTAATAGGAATGAAGAGTGAGGAATCAGAAGCTGTACAACAGCTCATGAGTTATCCACCTGAAACAGCTGGTAGACTAATGACCAATCGATTTGTGTGGATTAGTGAAAATCATACAGTTAGGCAAACTGTTGATAAAATAAAGATTTTTGCTGAGTATTCGGAGACTATTAATTATATTTACGTTATAGATTCAAGTAAAAAATTGATCGGTGTAGTATCCTACCGAGATATCATTTTAGCTGATATCAACGCACAAATAACGGATATTATGCATGAAAGAGTAATTTCTGTTCCCGTCAATATGGATCAAGAGCAGGTTGCTAACATTTTTGAACGGTATGATTTTCTTGCCATGCCGGTCGTAGATGACAATTTTGTACTTAGAGGGATTATCACTTTTGACGATATCATCGATGTAGTCATTCAAGAAGCAAATGAAGATATAGAGAAATTATCTGCCTCTGGTAAATCAATTGATTTTGATACAAAGGCGATGGTTGCAGCTTACCGAAGGCTCCCTTGGTTAATTTTATTATTATTTATCGGCATTATATCAGGTAGCATTATTAGTGGATTTGAAGATACGCTGGAAAAAGTAGTCGCTCTCGCTTTCTTTATGCCGATGATTGCCGGAATGACTGGTAATACCGGTACACAATCTCTAGCAGTTGTGGTAAGGGGACTTGCATCCCGTGAGATTGATAAGGTAGTCGTCAGAAAAGTAATATTGCGTGAATTTGGGGTTGGTCTTCTGATAGGCCTTATATGTAGTGTACTGATCTCAATTATTGCTTATGTTTGGCAGGATGGAGATATGGTGCTTAGCTTAGTTGTAGGAAGTTCACTATTTTTAACACTTGTGATTGGTACCCTTACTGGGACCATCATCCCTCTTATCCTATATCGTTATAAGATTGATCCCGCGATTGCATCTGGTCCACTAATTACGACGATTAACGATATTTTCTCACTAGTCACCTATTTTGGACTTGCGACTTTATTTATACGCTACTTACTATAAGTCGGAACTAACTTTCTTTGGGATAGCCAAAATAGAAAAGGAATGGGTGGCTCCCCATTCCTTACGTTTTGTATATTATCTAGCGAAAACATGGTTTCCGATCTTGATTGTAATCGGCCTAGTTTTAATCCAAGCACTTTGCGCTGTCTTAGGATTGTAGAAATAAAGTGAACCGCTACCTTGTCCTCTAAATTGCAGGGCTTCTAGTACCGCTCGCTTTGATGCTGCATCTGCTGCTTGTTTAATTGTTCCATTAGCAACCGGAGAAAATGCATAATGTCCACCTGATGAAACTTCAGTAATTACTCCATGGACAGAGTTTGGAAATAACGAGCTATCTACACGATTTAATACGACTGTAGCAACGGCAACCTTTCCAGCATAGGACTCACCTTTAGCTTCTGCATATACTAATCTAGCAAGTAAATCTCTTTCATAGCTAGTTGGAATACTTGGAATCTTAATTCTTTCACCTGCAAACAATATGAAGTTATTACGATTATTTACTTTTTGAATAGCCGCAATCGGTACACCATACTGATTACTAATTTTCCAGAAGGTTTCTCCGTTTTTCACAGCATGTGATGTTGTATTTGCGTCTGCTGTATGCACATTAAATCCAAGAATAGTTACAGTTAACGTAGTGGCAATTGCTAGTTTTTTAATCCAATTCATATCAAAACCTCCTAGTATTTTGCTCACCTATTAAACTATCAGCTTACTAGAAGGTTTTCATTCACCAATAATTCCCAATATAAAACAAGCTAGAATTACCCCTTATTTTACAACGTTTTTATAATATACTAGTAAAATCATCCATCTCCTTTTTAGAGCTATACTTATAGAATTTATTCATCACCGTCTTATACAATTATCACCCTGCAAAATCACCCAATGTACTGTTACACAGTCTTTAGACAAAAAAATTTCCTGCTAAAACTTAGCAGGAAAAAATAAGGTTTTATTTCACAGTTGGAAACCCAAAGCCAGATGCGTAATCATCACCAGACGCTGAGCCAGATCCACCTAGAATATCATTTGCTGTAGCACGTTTCTGTAGTTCTAAACGTATATCTGAAGCAGTTAGACTAGTATTTGCTGCCCAAATCTTTGCAGCTAAGCCAGAGATATGAGGTGTTGCCATGGATGTTCCACTAATCGTATTATAGGTGCCATCATACCATGTTGACTCTATAGCTCTCCCTGGGGCTGATACTTCTACGTCTAGTTCTTCAATGACAAAATCCCCATCAGTATCTGGATTACCGCGAGATGAAAAGTCCGCTACACGATACGTTCCATTTTCTTGTACATCCTCTAGTGCTGCCACAGCCACTGCGTCAACTAAAGCCCCAGGATATCCAATTGTATTTGCATTTGGACCACTATTACCAGCAGCAGCTACAACTAGAACTCCTTTATTGTAAGCATAGGATACAGCATCAGCGATTAACGTTGATTTACTGCTAGATCCAAGTGACATCGAAATAATCACGTTCGCGTTTAAACGATTAGCTTCGTCTGCTGCATGCTGGATTGCAGCTGCAATATCATCTGAATAACCAGAACCACGATCATTTAGGACCTTGTATGCCCATAGATCAGATTCAGGGGCTACTCCGTATATACCACTTCCATCATTTCCTCCATGTGCCAGAACTGTTCCTGCTACATGCGTTCCATGACCATTTTTATCTGAACAAAAGTTGTTAACTAAGTTTGATTTTCTTTGGGTAAAATCTTTACATTGTTCTGCACTACCAGCTAAATCCACATGACTTGTATTTACTCCTGTGTCTAAGACTGCTACTTTTACACCACTTCCACCCGTTGGTTTAGTAATGGCAGAGTCGTTATAGATCGCTTCAATTCCCCAAGGAGTTTGATCATTTGGAACTGCAGTTCTAGCGGATGTCGAAGAACCTGGTTTTGCATCAAGTGAAATCTTATCAATTAATTTTACATTTATATTCTTATTCTTCTTTAAGGCTTCTAATTGCTTTTCATTTACATCAGTTGTAAATCCATTTTTCTTAAAATCCCAACGAACACCATAGTTTGCCTTTGCTTTTGCCTTTACTACTTCATCTGATGAACTGATTAACACACGTAGCTTTTCTGGTTTTTCTTCAGACGCTGTTACATTTGTAGAATACATTGGTACAATTAGTACTGCAACCAGAAGAATGCTTCCCAACACCTTTAACCATTTCATAACAATCCTCTCCCTATCATGTATTTTCTACTATGTACTAGCAGAAGAAAATTCCAACTCCTTTTGTCAGAATTTTCACATTCATCTTAACATGCTTAGAGAAAGGTGGGTATTGGGAAATTACCCTTCATTTAATGATGATTTGACGCAGCTTTTCATGGTCATTTTCCCAACATTAAATTGTTATGTCATGACATACTTTAATGAAATATATATGTTAAATAGTAACTAAAGAAGACTTAGCATTAGCTAAGTCTTCTTTCATCCATGCTCTTATAGATTTCTGAAAAAGTTTTTAACTTCTTGGTTCTTCTGTATATGTATAGACGACTGCACCACCATGTTGGGCAATACCTCGGAAGTGTTTAAAGTCATTCTGTTTGACGAGTAGCTCGCGAAAAGCTAGAAATACATCTTTTGTTACGAAATATTCTTCTAATTCACGATTTCTCAACTTGTCTAATATATGTTCAATCTCCTCTGGAGTCATTTAAATAACCTCCTCTCTTTTTTTATAAATAAGTCCTTATTTATCTTAGGAAAATAAAAAAATGAAAAAAAATGTATAAAAAATTAATGATGTACAAAACATATACATGAAGCAACGATGAAGGGAGGGAAATTCAATGGCAAACAATAATTCAAATCAATTACTTGTTCCTGGAGTTGAACAAGCACTTGAACAAATGAAATATGAAATTGCTCAAGAATTTGGTGTAGACCTAGGACCTGAAACTACATCTCGTGCTAACGGTTCTGTAGGTGGAGAAATCACAAAGCGCCTAGTACAAATGGCTGAACAACAGCTAGGAAAGTAATCTTCATTTCACTATGACTACTTGTATAGAGCGCCTATCATCATGAATAACATCACGAAAGCTCTATCTACAAGATTTTATAAGCAGAGAAATTACATCGTGTAAGTCATCATTGCTTATATCTATGAATTTTAATACACACACACCATGATTATCATCATTGCTTATTAATTATGATCATAAGCAAGACACACACCATGATTATCACCTTTGCTTATTAATCGTGATCGTAAGCAAGACACACACACCATGATTATCACCATTACTTATTAATCATGATCGTAAGCAAGACACACACACACCATGATTATCACCTTTGCTTATTGTTCATGATTTTAAGTAAGACACACACACCATGATTATCATCTTTGTTTATTAATTATGATTGTAAGTAAGACACATACACCATGAATTTTATTATCAAGCTTATAATAGTTACATGTAAGTAAAGACACACACACCATGATCCAACACCATTACTTACAAAACTACAAACACAAAGAGTATTTTACTCACTATCAAGAAAATAATACATCCAAGTAACGAAAAATCCATCCAATTCAAGAAACAATGAAATTGCCCATTACACACATACACGAAGCAGCCTTGAGCTGCTTCTTTTTTTATTTACTCATGTATCCAATCCATTACAGCAGTATATAAGTTTTTTCCATCTTCATAACCTTCGTTAAACAATTGAGTTAGCCGATTTTGATTTCTCTCTACTCTTCCAACCTTCAGAGGTTTAGATGGTTGGATA
This genomic interval carries:
- a CDS encoding FixH family protein, which produces MLLVLCTCIFVFFVSACNESENAGNAESVEVPPILEVDLQVDNDHPNVGDAVTISAKVTQGNESVEDASDVSFEVWEQNSDHEMIVGVHQGNGVYVINKKFDKEGIYSIVSHVTARDQHSMPKIELTVGNPSETENENDHEHTGHVHNHHTVGNITIDFNVPDHLIPNKPIVLETSATLDEKPITDSIVKFEIWEKSDTRHEFIEAEEVESGVYQSTFEFKKTGTFTVVIHIQNEELHEHIQRELIVENE
- the mgtE gene encoding magnesium transporter — translated: MKKLQEENKEALSFLLDELQPYDFAYLYKTLPNKERNLFLLSLNINQIADLIEELEERELQLDTISKLGFEKKGMVLDEMDNDDLAALLEALPPELVEDLLIGMKSEESEAVQQLMSYPPETAGRLMTNRFVWISENHTVRQTVDKIKIFAEYSETINYIYVIDSSKKLIGVVSYRDIILADINAQITDIMHERVISVPVNMDQEQVANIFERYDFLAMPVVDDNFVLRGIITFDDIIDVVIQEANEDIEKLSASGKSIDFDTKAMVAAYRRLPWLILLLFIGIISGSIISGFEDTLEKVVALAFFMPMIAGMTGNTGTQSLAVVVRGLASREIDKVVVRKVILREFGVGLLIGLICSVLISIIAYVWQDGDMVLSLVVGSSLFLTLVIGTLTGTIIPLILYRYKIDPAIASGPLITTINDIFSLVTYFGLATLFIRYLL
- a CDS encoding cell wall hydrolase, producing the protein MNWIKKLAIATTLTVTILGFNVHTADANTTSHAVKNGETFWKISNQYGVPIAAIQKVNNRNNFILFAGERIKIPSIPTSYERDLLARLVYAEAKGESYAGKVAVATVVLNRVDSSLFPNSVHGVITEVSSGGHYAFSPVANGTIKQAADAASKRAVLEALQFRGQGSGSLYFYNPKTAQSAWIKTRPITIKIGNHVFAR
- a CDS encoding S8 family peptidase, translating into MKWLKVLGSILLVAVLIVPMYSTNVTASEEKPEKLRVLISSSDEVVKAKAKANYGVRWDFKKNGFTTDVNEKQLEALKKNKNINVKLIDKISLDAKPGSSTSARTAVPNDQTPWGIEAIYNDSAITKPTGGSGVKVAVLDTGVNTSHVDLAGSAEQCKDFTQRKSNLVNNFCSDKNGHGTHVAGTVLAHGGNDGSGIYGVAPESDLWAYKVLNDRGSGYSDDIAAAIQHAADEANRLNANVIISMSLGSSSKSTLIADAVSYAYNKGVLVVAAAGNSGPNANTIGYPGALVDAVAVAALEDVQENGTYRVADFSSRGNPDTDGDFVIEELDVEVSAPGRAIESTWYDGTYNTISGTSMATPHISGLAAKIWAANTSLTASDIRLELQKRATANDILGGSGSASGDDYASGFGFPTVK
- a CDS encoding abortive phage infection protein codes for the protein MTPEEIEHILDKLRNRELEEYFVTKDVFLAFRELLVKQNDFKHFRGIAQHGGAVVYTYTEEPRS
- a CDS encoding alpha/beta-type small acid-soluble spore protein, with the translated sequence MANNNSNQLLVPGVEQALEQMKYEIAQEFGVDLGPETTSRANGSVGGEITKRLVQMAEQQLGK